A region of Toxorhynchites rutilus septentrionalis strain SRP chromosome 1, ASM2978413v1, whole genome shotgun sequence DNA encodes the following proteins:
- the LOC129765216 gene encoding U4/U6 small nuclear ribonucleoprotein Prp4, translated as MSDEEELVYAKRSKTIHYGSLEDSERMRQLKESIQESFGGSGDTGQIYTSSEYFDLENEVTKDKAALLEEFERKKKARQIHVSTDDVEVKRNLRSLNEPICYFGEGPAERRIRLKELLSALGENAIPQRSAKDDEKKQQSQKEQESTWYHEGPESLRIARVWLANYSLPRAKERLEQAAEQLKLPSSTKAGRMVELQKRIQSLAPLCSQVGDVRPITNCCFNYDSSLLLTSSLSSLCKVWSVPNCTEVQTLRGHQFYVSAIAFRGGIPTDSKGIVAMASGCHDGAVKLWSFDSEESIADINGHVPHRVSKLAFHPSGRFLGTACYDASWRLWDLEQKQEVLHQEGHAKAVHCIAFQIDGSVCVTGGLDAFGRVWDLRTGRCIMFLEGHLSAIYGVDFSPNGYHIVTGSQDNSCKIWDLRRRHPVYTIPAHTNLISDVKYQKNGGHFLVTASYDNTAKIWSNKTWQPLKTLSGHDSKVISVDISPNSQHIATTSYDRTFKLWSPE; from the coding sequence ATGTCCGACGAGGAGGAATTAGTTTATGCGAAGCGATCGAAAACGATCCACTATGGATCACTCGAGGATTCGGAGCGTATGCGTCAGCTGAAGGAATCCATTCAAGAATCGTTCGGCGGATCGGGAGACACTGGGCAGATTTACACATCCAGCGAATATTTTGATCTGGAGAATGAAGTCACTAAGGATAAAGCAGCGCTTTTAGAGGAATTCGAGCGGAAGAAAAAAGCCAGGCAGATTCACGTCAGTACAGATGATGTGGAAGTGAAAAGGAATTTGCGGTCGTTGAACGAACCGATTTGTTATTTTGGAGAGGGGCCGGCAGAACGTCGAATTCGTTTGAAGGAACTGCTTTCTGCTTTGGGTGAGAATGCTATCCCACAGAGAAGTGCCAAAGATGATGAGAAGAAGCAGCAATCACAGAAAGAGCAGGAATCTACGTGGTACCACGAAGGTCCAGAGTCCCTTCGAATTGCCCGTGTTTGGCTTGCAAATTATTCGCTTCCACGAGCGAAGGAACGGTTGGAACAGGCCGCTGAGCAGCTCAAGCTTCCGAGTTCGACAAAAGCTGGGAGAATGGTTGAGCTGCAGAAACGAATTCAATCTCTCGCGCCATTATGTAGTCAAGTGGGAGACGTTCGACCTATCACCAATTGCTGCTTCAATTATGATTCCTCATTGCTGCTCACTTCAAGCTTGAGCTCACTTTGTAAGGTTTGGTCTGTACCTAATTGCACAGAAGTCCAAACGCTGAGAGGTCATCAATTTTACGTGAGTGCTATAGCGTTTCGGGGCGGCATTCCTACCGATTCGAAAGGAATTGTCGCTATGGCATCGGGATGTCACGATGGAGCCGTAAAGTTATGGTCTTTCGATAGTGAGGAATCTATAGCGGACATTAACGGTCACGTACCGCATCGAGTTTCGAAGCTTGCGTTCCATCCATCGGGTCGGTTTTTGGGAACTGCATGCTACGATGCGTCCTGGCGCCTGTGGGATCTGGAACAGAAGCAGGAAGTGTTGCATCAGGAAGGTCACGCTAAAGCTGTTCACTGTATTGCTTTTCAGATCGATGGGAGCGTTTGTGTCACCGGTGGTTTGGATGCATTTGGCCGCGTTTGGGACCTACGAACGGGCCGTTGCATAATGTTCCTCGAGGGACACCTCAGCGCCATTTATGGGGTGGATTTCTCCCCAAACGGGTACCACATTGTGACCGGTAGCCAGGACAATTCTTGTAAAATTTGGGATCTGAGGAGACGACACCCGGTGTATACGATTCCAGCCCACACGAACTTGATTTCGGACGTGAAGTATCAGAAAAATGGAGGACACTTCCTGGTGACGGCTAGCTATGACAACACGGCAAAAATTTGGTCCAACAAAACGTGGCAACCACTGAAGACGCTGTCTGGTCATGACAGCAAGGTAATTAGTGTGGACATTTCCCCAAATTCACAGCATATTGCAACGACTTCTTACGATCGTACTTTTAAACTGTGGAGTCCAGAGTGA